The proteins below are encoded in one region of Drosophila santomea strain STO CAGO 1482 chromosome 2R, Prin_Dsan_1.1, whole genome shotgun sequence:
- the LOC120444259 gene encoding protein Shroom isoform X1, with amino-acid sequence MKMRNHKENGNGSEMGESKNLAKMEPENNNKISVVSVSKLLLKDSNGASSRSSNSNASFSSASVAGSVQDDHNNSSNQLGQLGQHHGSSMDQCGLTQAGLEEYNNRSSSYYDQTAFHHQKQPSYAQSEGYHSYVSSSDSTSATPFLDKLRQESDLLSRQSHHWSENDLSSVCSNSVAPSPIPLLARQSHSHSHSHSHAHSHSSSHGHSHGHAHAHSASSSSSSNNNSNSNSNGSGTNNNNNNSSESTSSTETLKWLGSMSDISEASHATGYSAISESVSSSQRIVHSSRVPTPKRHHSESVLYLHNNEEPADDSPAASNSSQMMISEEASAEASPPSVQPLRIQHRHSPSYPPVHTSMVLHHFQQQQHHQLQDHQHPNRHHSNQSQLGTQSSLLELASPTEKPRSLMGQSHSMGDLQQKNPIQSQMLGRSSGQQHKSSISVTISSSEAVVTIAPQPPAGKPSKLQLSQGKSEARSCSTPNMGEQSPTNSIDSYRSNHRLFPVSTYTEPVHSNTSQYVQHPKPQFSSGLHKPAKLPVITPAGATVQPTWHSVAERINDFERSQMAEPPKFAYLEPTKTHRLSNPALKALQKNAVQSYVERQQQQQKEEQQLLRPHSQSYQALHVERKSLPNNLSPIMVGLPTGSNSASTRDCSSPTPPPPPRRSGSLLPNLLRRSSSASDYAEFRELHQAQGQVRGPSIRNISSAEKISFNDCGMPPPPPPPRGRLAVPTRRTSSATEYAPMRDKLLLQQAAALAHQQHHPQQHRHAQPPHVPPERPPKHPNLRVPSPELPPPPQSELDISYTFDEPLPPPPPPEVLQPRPPPSPNRRNSFAGASTRRTAYAAPPPTAVVAAKVPPLVPKKPTSLQHKHLANGGGSSRKRPHHATPQPILENVASPVAPPPPLLPRARSSAHDNVIASNLESNQQKRSNSKASYLPRQSLEKLNNTDPDHGIYKLTLTSNEDLVAHTKPSYGVTGKLPNNLPDVLPLGVKLHQQPKLQPGSPNGDANVTLRYGSNNNLTGNSPSSAPPPYYAGGQRYSTPVLGQGYGKSPKPMTPQQYTRSQSYDVKHSSAVTMPPMSQSHVDLKQAAHDLETTLEEVLPTATPTPTPTPTPTPTPTPPRLSPASSHSDCSLSTSSLECTINPIATPIPKPEAHIFRAEVISTTLNTNPLTTPPKPAMNRQESLRENIEKITQLQSVLMSAHLCDTSLLGGYTTPLLTSPTASFVNEPLMTPPLPPSPPPPLEPEEEDQEEHDVPDKQPEIEELQLMQRSELVLMVNPKPSTTDMACQTDELEDRDTDLEAAREEHQTRTTLQPRQRQPIELDYEQMSRELVKLLPPGDKIADILTPKICKPTSQYVSNLYNPDVPLRLAKRDVGTSTLMRMKSITSSAEIRVVSVELQLAEPSEEPTNLIKQKMDELIKHLNQKIVSLKREQQTISEECSANDRLGQDLFAKLAEKVRPSEASKFRTHVDAVGNITSLLLSLSERLAQTESSLETRQQEKGALESKRDLLYEQLEEAQRLKADIERRGVSIAGLLGKNLSADMCADYDYFINMKAKLIADARDLAVRIKGSEEQLSSLSDALVQSDC; translated from the exons GATgaccacaacaacagcagcaaccaaCTGGGACAGCTGGGCCAGCACCACGGATCATCGATGGACCAGTGTGGACTGACCCAGGCCGGCCTCGAGGAGTACAACAATAGATCCTCCTCGTACTACGACCAGACGGCCTTCCATCACCAGAAGCAGCCATCCTATGCCCAATCCGAGGGCTACCACAGCTATGTGTCAAGTTCGGATTCCACATCGGCCACGCCATTTCTGGATAA ATTACGTCAGGAGAGCGATCTGCTGTCGCGGCAGTCGCATCATTGGTCGGAGAACGATCTGTCCTCCGTTTGCAGCAACTCCGTGGCGCCTTCGCCCATTCCGCTGCTGGCCCGCCAGTCTCACTCCCATTCCCACTCCCATTCTCACGCGCATTCCCATTCGAGCTCACATGGCCATTcccacggccacgcccacgcccactccgccTCTTCATCCTCatccagcaacaacaatagcaacagcaacagcaacggcagcggtaccaacaacaacaacaacaacagctcgGAGAGCACTTCCTCCACGGAAACCCTCAAGTGGCTGGGCTCCATGAGCGATATATCCGAAGCAAGTCATGCCACCGGCTACAGCGCCATCTCCGAATCGG TTTCCTCCTCGCAGCGGATTGTGCACAGCTCCCGGGTGCCGACACCCAAGCGTCATCATAGCGAGAGCGTGCTGTACCTGCACAACAACGAGGAGCCAGCCGACGACTCGCCCGCTGCGAGCAACTCCTCCCAGATGATGATCTCCGAGGAGGCGAGTGCCGAGGCATCCCCACCATCGGTGCAGCCTCTTCGCATCCAGCACCGCCACAGTCCCAGCTATCCGCCCGTGCACACCTCGATGGTGCTGCACCacttccagcagcagcagcaccaccagctgCAGGATCACCAGCATCCGAACCGCCACCACAGCAACCAGTCCCAGCTGGGCACACAAAGTTCCCTGCTGGAGTTGGCCTCGCCCACGGAGAAACCTCGCTCCCTCATGGGACAATCCCATTCCATGGGCGATCTGCAGCAGAAGAATCCGATTCAAAGCCAAATGCTGGGACGATCTTCTGGCCAGCAGCACAAGTCCAGCATTTCGGTGACCATTTCCAGCAGCGAGGCAGTGGTCACCATTGCTCCACAGCCCCCAGCTGGTAAGCCCAGCAAGCTGCAGTTGTCCCAGGGCAAGTCCGAGGCACGCAGCTGCAGCACACCCAATATGGGGGAGCAGAGTCCCACGAACAGCATCGATTCCTATCGCAGCAACCACCGCCTGTTCCCGGTGAGCACCTACACGGAGCCGGTGCACAGCAACACCTCGCAGTACGTGCAGCATCCGAAGCCGCAGTTCAGCTCCGGGCTGCACAAGCCCGCCAA ACTTCCTGTGATAACGCCAGCGGGCGCCACTGTGCAGCCCACCTGGCACTCGGTGGCCGAGAGGATCAACGACTTTGAGCGCAGTCAGATGGCGGAGCCACCGAAGTTTGCCTACCTGGAGCCCACCAAGACGCACCGCCTCTCCAATCCGGCACTGAAGGCCCTCCAGAAGAACGCAGTGCAGTCCTACGTGgagcgacagcagcagcagcagaaggaggagcagcagctgctgcgtCCGCACTCGCAATCCTACCAAGCGTTGCATGTGGAGCGCAAGTCGCTGCCGAATAACTTGAGTCCTATAATGGTGGGCCTGCCCACCGGCAGTAACTCCGCGTCGACGCGGGATTGCAGCTCACCCactccaccaccaccgccacgACGTTCGGGTAGTTTGCTGCCCAATCTGCTGAGGCGCTCCAGTTCGGCTTCCGACTACGCGGAGTTCAGGGAGCTGCATCAGGCACAGGGCCAGGTCAGGGGACCGAGCATTAGGAACATAAGCAGTGCCGAGAAAATCTCCTTCAATGACTGCGGAatgccaccaccgccgccgccgccacgaGGACGCCTGGCGGTGCCCACCAGACGCACTTCCTCGGCCACGGAATACGCACCCATGCGGGAcaaactgctgctgcagcaggccGCCGCCCTggcccaccagcagcaccatccGCAGCAGCATCGCCATGCCCAACCGCCCCATGTGCCGCCCGAGCGTCCGCCCAAGCATCCCAATCTTCGGGTGCCGTCGCCTgagctgccgccgccgccgcagaGTGAACTGGACATTAGCTACACCTTCGATGAGCCAttgccgccgccaccgccgccggaAGTGCtacagccacgcccaccgccctcGCCCAACCGGCGGAACAGCTTCGCCGGAGCATCCACACGCCGCACCGCCTACGCAgcaccaccgcccaccgccgtTGTCGCCGCCAAGGTGCCACCGCTGGTGCCCAAGAAGCCAACGAGCTTGCAG CACAAGCATCTCGCCAACGGAGGAGGCAGCAGTCGCAAGCGCCCGCACCACGCGACTCCACAGCCCATCCTCGAAAACGTGGCCAGTCCCGTggcgccaccgccgccactGTTGCCGCGCGCCAGATCCAGCGCCCATGACAACGTGATTGCCAGCAATCTGGAGAGCAACCAGCAGAAACG ATCAAATTCGAAGGCCTCATACTTGCCGCGTCAGAGTCTGGAGAAGTTGAACAACACCGATCCCGACCATGGCATCTACAAGCTCACCCTGACCTCCAACGAGGACCTGGTGGCCCATACGAAGCCCAGCTATGGGGTCACAGGCAAGCTGCCCAACAATCTGCCGGATGTCCTGCCGCTGGGCGTTAAGCTCCATCAGCAGCCAAAGTTGCAGCCAGGATCGCCGAATGGCGATGCGAACGTGACCCTGCGCTATGGCTCCAACAACAATCTGACTGGGAACTCCCCGTCGTCGGCACCGCCCCCCTACTATGCGGGTGGCCAGCGGTATTCAACTCCTGTGCTGGGTCAAGGTTACGGCAAGAGTCCCAAGCCCATGACCCCGCAACAATACACGAGATCTCAGTCGTACGATGTGAAGCACTCTAGTGCGGTCACCATGCCGCCGATGTCCCAGTCCCACGTGGATCTCAAGCAGGCCGCCCACGACCTGGAGACGACGCTGGAGGAGGTGTTgcccactgccacgcccacgcccacgccgaCGCCCACACcgacgcccacgcccacgccgcCACGCCTCTCGCCGGCCTCCTCGCACTCGGACTGCAGCCTGAGCACCAGTTCCCTCGAGTGCACAATCAATCCTATAGCGACACCGATTCCTAAGCCAGAGGCGCACATCTTCCGCGCCGAGGTGATTAGCACCACCCTGAACACGAATCCGTTGACAACACCACCCAAGCCCGCGATGAACCGTCAGGAATCCCTGAGGGAGAACATCGAAAAGATCACCCAGCTGCAGTCGGTGCTGATGTCGGCGCATCTGTGTGATACGAGTCTACTAGGTGGCTACACCACACCACTGCTAACCAGTCCCACTGCCAGTTTCGTTAACGAACCACTGATGACACCACCACTGCCGCCCAGTCCGCCACCGCCACTCGAaccggaggaggaggaccaGGAGGAGCATGATGTGCCCGACAAGCAGCCGGAGATCGAAGAACTGCAGCTGATGCAGCGCAGCGAATTGGTCCTGATGGTGAATCCCAAGCCCAGCACAACGGATATGGCCTGCCAAACGGACGAACTGGAGGACAGGGACACGGACCTCGAAGCGGCACGCGAGGAGCACCAGACCAGAACGACTCTGCAGCCCCGACAGCGTCAGCCCATCGAGCTGGACTACGAGCAGATGAGCCGGGAGCTGGTCAAGCTTTTACCGCCAGGTGACAAGATCGCCGACATCCTCACACCAAAGATCTGCAAGCCCACCTCGCAATACGTTAGCAATCTGTACAATCCGGATGTGCCACTGCGCTTGGCCAAGCGGGATGTTGGCACCTCCACATTGATGCGGATGAAGTCCATCACGTCGTCCGCCGAGATCCGAGTGGTCAGcgtggagctgcagctggcaGAGCCAAGCGAGGAGCCGACGAATTTAATCAAGCAAAAGATG GATGAGCTCATCAAGCATTTGAACCAAAAAATTGTCTCCCTGAAACGTGAACAGCAGACGATCAGCGAGGAGTGCTCGGCCAATGACAGACTGGGCCAGGATCTCTTCGCCAAGCTGGCGGAGAAGGTTCGACCCAGCGAAGCCTCCAAGTTCCGTACCCACGTCGATGCCGTGGGCAACATCACCAGTTTACTCCTCTCGCTTTCCGAGCGTTTGGCCCAAACAGAGAGCAGCCTGGAAACGCGCCAGCAGGAAAAG gGCGCGCTGGAATCGAAGCGGGATCTGCTGTAcgagcagctggaggaggcgCAGCGCCTCAAGGCGGACATAGAACGACGTGGAGTCAGCATCGCCGGATTACTGGGCAAAAACCTCAGCGCGGACATGTGCGCCGACTACGACTACTTCATCAACATGAAGGCCAAGCTGATCGCGGATGCACGCGACCTGGCCGTAAGGATCAAGGGCAGCGAGGAGCAGCTTAGCTCCCTCAGCGATGCGCTAGTCCAAAGCGATTGTTAG
- the LOC120444259 gene encoding protein Shroom isoform X2, which translates to MAQWFQWLNFRSNSKASYLPRQSLEKLNNTDPDHGIYKLTLTSNEDLVAHTKPSYGVTGKLPNNLPDVLPLGVKLHQQPKLQPGSPNGDANVTLRYGSNNNLTGNSPSSAPPPYYAGGQRYSTPVLGQGYGKSPKPMTPQQYTRSQSYDVKHSSAVTMPPMSQSHVDLKQAAHDLETTLEEVLPTATPTPTPTPTPTPTPTPPRLSPASSHSDCSLSTSSLECTINPIATPIPKPEAHIFRAEVISTTLNTNPLTTPPKPAMNRQESLRENIEKITQLQSVLMSAHLCDTSLLGGYTTPLLTSPTASFVNEPLMTPPLPPSPPPPLEPEEEDQEEHDVPDKQPEIEELQLMQRSELVLMVNPKPSTTDMACQTDELEDRDTDLEAAREEHQTRTTLQPRQRQPIELDYEQMSRELVKLLPPGDKIADILTPKICKPTSQYVSNLYNPDVPLRLAKRDVGTSTLMRMKSITSSAEIRVVSVELQLAEPSEEPTNLIKQKMDELIKHLNQKIVSLKREQQTISEECSANDRLGQDLFAKLAEKVRPSEASKFRTHVDAVGNITSLLLSLSERLAQTESSLETRQQEKGALESKRDLLYEQLEEAQRLKADIERRGVSIAGLLGKNLSADMCADYDYFINMKAKLIADARDLAVRIKGSEEQLSSLSDALVQSDC; encoded by the exons ATGGCTCAGTGGTTTCAATGGCTCAACTTTCG ATCAAATTCGAAGGCCTCATACTTGCCGCGTCAGAGTCTGGAGAAGTTGAACAACACCGATCCCGACCATGGCATCTACAAGCTCACCCTGACCTCCAACGAGGACCTGGTGGCCCATACGAAGCCCAGCTATGGGGTCACAGGCAAGCTGCCCAACAATCTGCCGGATGTCCTGCCGCTGGGCGTTAAGCTCCATCAGCAGCCAAAGTTGCAGCCAGGATCGCCGAATGGCGATGCGAACGTGACCCTGCGCTATGGCTCCAACAACAATCTGACTGGGAACTCCCCGTCGTCGGCACCGCCCCCCTACTATGCGGGTGGCCAGCGGTATTCAACTCCTGTGCTGGGTCAAGGTTACGGCAAGAGTCCCAAGCCCATGACCCCGCAACAATACACGAGATCTCAGTCGTACGATGTGAAGCACTCTAGTGCGGTCACCATGCCGCCGATGTCCCAGTCCCACGTGGATCTCAAGCAGGCCGCCCACGACCTGGAGACGACGCTGGAGGAGGTGTTgcccactgccacgcccacgcccacgccgaCGCCCACACcgacgcccacgcccacgccgcCACGCCTCTCGCCGGCCTCCTCGCACTCGGACTGCAGCCTGAGCACCAGTTCCCTCGAGTGCACAATCAATCCTATAGCGACACCGATTCCTAAGCCAGAGGCGCACATCTTCCGCGCCGAGGTGATTAGCACCACCCTGAACACGAATCCGTTGACAACACCACCCAAGCCCGCGATGAACCGTCAGGAATCCCTGAGGGAGAACATCGAAAAGATCACCCAGCTGCAGTCGGTGCTGATGTCGGCGCATCTGTGTGATACGAGTCTACTAGGTGGCTACACCACACCACTGCTAACCAGTCCCACTGCCAGTTTCGTTAACGAACCACTGATGACACCACCACTGCCGCCCAGTCCGCCACCGCCACTCGAaccggaggaggaggaccaGGAGGAGCATGATGTGCCCGACAAGCAGCCGGAGATCGAAGAACTGCAGCTGATGCAGCGCAGCGAATTGGTCCTGATGGTGAATCCCAAGCCCAGCACAACGGATATGGCCTGCCAAACGGACGAACTGGAGGACAGGGACACGGACCTCGAAGCGGCACGCGAGGAGCACCAGACCAGAACGACTCTGCAGCCCCGACAGCGTCAGCCCATCGAGCTGGACTACGAGCAGATGAGCCGGGAGCTGGTCAAGCTTTTACCGCCAGGTGACAAGATCGCCGACATCCTCACACCAAAGATCTGCAAGCCCACCTCGCAATACGTTAGCAATCTGTACAATCCGGATGTGCCACTGCGCTTGGCCAAGCGGGATGTTGGCACCTCCACATTGATGCGGATGAAGTCCATCACGTCGTCCGCCGAGATCCGAGTGGTCAGcgtggagctgcagctggcaGAGCCAAGCGAGGAGCCGACGAATTTAATCAAGCAAAAGATG GATGAGCTCATCAAGCATTTGAACCAAAAAATTGTCTCCCTGAAACGTGAACAGCAGACGATCAGCGAGGAGTGCTCGGCCAATGACAGACTGGGCCAGGATCTCTTCGCCAAGCTGGCGGAGAAGGTTCGACCCAGCGAAGCCTCCAAGTTCCGTACCCACGTCGATGCCGTGGGCAACATCACCAGTTTACTCCTCTCGCTTTCCGAGCGTTTGGCCCAAACAGAGAGCAGCCTGGAAACGCGCCAGCAGGAAAAG gGCGCGCTGGAATCGAAGCGGGATCTGCTGTAcgagcagctggaggaggcgCAGCGCCTCAAGGCGGACATAGAACGACGTGGAGTCAGCATCGCCGGATTACTGGGCAAAAACCTCAGCGCGGACATGTGCGCCGACTACGACTACTTCATCAACATGAAGGCCAAGCTGATCGCGGATGCACGCGACCTGGCCGTAAGGATCAAGGGCAGCGAGGAGCAGCTTAGCTCCCTCAGCGATGCGCTAGTCCAAAGCGATTGTTAG
- the LOC120444259 gene encoding protein Shroom isoform X3, producing the protein MVFGGKFRIRRSNSKASYLPRQSLEKLNNTDPDHGIYKLTLTSNEDLVAHTKPSYGVTGKLPNNLPDVLPLGVKLHQQPKLQPGSPNGDANVTLRYGSNNNLTGNSPSSAPPPYYAGGQRYSTPVLGQGYGKSPKPMTPQQYTRSQSYDVKHSSAVTMPPMSQSHVDLKQAAHDLETTLEEVLPTATPTPTPTPTPTPTPTPPRLSPASSHSDCSLSTSSLECTINPIATPIPKPEAHIFRAEVISTTLNTNPLTTPPKPAMNRQESLRENIEKITQLQSVLMSAHLCDTSLLGGYTTPLLTSPTASFVNEPLMTPPLPPSPPPPLEPEEEDQEEHDVPDKQPEIEELQLMQRSELVLMVNPKPSTTDMACQTDELEDRDTDLEAAREEHQTRTTLQPRQRQPIELDYEQMSRELVKLLPPGDKIADILTPKICKPTSQYVSNLYNPDVPLRLAKRDVGTSTLMRMKSITSSAEIRVVSVELQLAEPSEEPTNLIKQKMDELIKHLNQKIVSLKREQQTISEECSANDRLGQDLFAKLAEKVRPSEASKFRTHVDAVGNITSLLLSLSERLAQTESSLETRQQEKGALESKRDLLYEQLEEAQRLKADIERRGVSIAGLLGKNLSADMCADYDYFINMKAKLIADARDLAVRIKGSEEQLSSLSDALVQSDC; encoded by the exons ATGGTGTTCGGCGGCAAGTTCCGAATCAGAAG ATCAAATTCGAAGGCCTCATACTTGCCGCGTCAGAGTCTGGAGAAGTTGAACAACACCGATCCCGACCATGGCATCTACAAGCTCACCCTGACCTCCAACGAGGACCTGGTGGCCCATACGAAGCCCAGCTATGGGGTCACAGGCAAGCTGCCCAACAATCTGCCGGATGTCCTGCCGCTGGGCGTTAAGCTCCATCAGCAGCCAAAGTTGCAGCCAGGATCGCCGAATGGCGATGCGAACGTGACCCTGCGCTATGGCTCCAACAACAATCTGACTGGGAACTCCCCGTCGTCGGCACCGCCCCCCTACTATGCGGGTGGCCAGCGGTATTCAACTCCTGTGCTGGGTCAAGGTTACGGCAAGAGTCCCAAGCCCATGACCCCGCAACAATACACGAGATCTCAGTCGTACGATGTGAAGCACTCTAGTGCGGTCACCATGCCGCCGATGTCCCAGTCCCACGTGGATCTCAAGCAGGCCGCCCACGACCTGGAGACGACGCTGGAGGAGGTGTTgcccactgccacgcccacgcccacgccgaCGCCCACACcgacgcccacgcccacgccgcCACGCCTCTCGCCGGCCTCCTCGCACTCGGACTGCAGCCTGAGCACCAGTTCCCTCGAGTGCACAATCAATCCTATAGCGACACCGATTCCTAAGCCAGAGGCGCACATCTTCCGCGCCGAGGTGATTAGCACCACCCTGAACACGAATCCGTTGACAACACCACCCAAGCCCGCGATGAACCGTCAGGAATCCCTGAGGGAGAACATCGAAAAGATCACCCAGCTGCAGTCGGTGCTGATGTCGGCGCATCTGTGTGATACGAGTCTACTAGGTGGCTACACCACACCACTGCTAACCAGTCCCACTGCCAGTTTCGTTAACGAACCACTGATGACACCACCACTGCCGCCCAGTCCGCCACCGCCACTCGAaccggaggaggaggaccaGGAGGAGCATGATGTGCCCGACAAGCAGCCGGAGATCGAAGAACTGCAGCTGATGCAGCGCAGCGAATTGGTCCTGATGGTGAATCCCAAGCCCAGCACAACGGATATGGCCTGCCAAACGGACGAACTGGAGGACAGGGACACGGACCTCGAAGCGGCACGCGAGGAGCACCAGACCAGAACGACTCTGCAGCCCCGACAGCGTCAGCCCATCGAGCTGGACTACGAGCAGATGAGCCGGGAGCTGGTCAAGCTTTTACCGCCAGGTGACAAGATCGCCGACATCCTCACACCAAAGATCTGCAAGCCCACCTCGCAATACGTTAGCAATCTGTACAATCCGGATGTGCCACTGCGCTTGGCCAAGCGGGATGTTGGCACCTCCACATTGATGCGGATGAAGTCCATCACGTCGTCCGCCGAGATCCGAGTGGTCAGcgtggagctgcagctggcaGAGCCAAGCGAGGAGCCGACGAATTTAATCAAGCAAAAGATG GATGAGCTCATCAAGCATTTGAACCAAAAAATTGTCTCCCTGAAACGTGAACAGCAGACGATCAGCGAGGAGTGCTCGGCCAATGACAGACTGGGCCAGGATCTCTTCGCCAAGCTGGCGGAGAAGGTTCGACCCAGCGAAGCCTCCAAGTTCCGTACCCACGTCGATGCCGTGGGCAACATCACCAGTTTACTCCTCTCGCTTTCCGAGCGTTTGGCCCAAACAGAGAGCAGCCTGGAAACGCGCCAGCAGGAAAAG gGCGCGCTGGAATCGAAGCGGGATCTGCTGTAcgagcagctggaggaggcgCAGCGCCTCAAGGCGGACATAGAACGACGTGGAGTCAGCATCGCCGGATTACTGGGCAAAAACCTCAGCGCGGACATGTGCGCCGACTACGACTACTTCATCAACATGAAGGCCAAGCTGATCGCGGATGCACGCGACCTGGCCGTAAGGATCAAGGGCAGCGAGGAGCAGCTTAGCTCCCTCAGCGATGCGCTAGTCCAAAGCGATTGTTAG